The following proteins are co-located in the Aerosakkonema funiforme FACHB-1375 genome:
- the psb28 gene encoding photosystem II reaction center protein Psb28 — protein MTAQVPSIEFFEGISEELSNVSLRRNRSTGVRSVLMTFAHLKSLEKFNSFTKKFSKALLLIDTEGRISVEPSSVKFIFGGPEGDEIDRVECVFEIEREDHWERFMRFMNRYAEANGMAYGER, from the coding sequence ATGACTGCCCAAGTCCCCTCGATCGAGTTCTTTGAAGGAATTTCCGAAGAATTGAGTAACGTCAGCCTGCGGCGGAATCGCAGTACAGGCGTGCGATCGGTTTTAATGACGTTCGCGCATCTCAAATCCCTAGAAAAATTTAACAGCTTTACCAAAAAATTCTCCAAAGCTCTGCTTTTAATCGATACCGAAGGTCGAATTAGCGTTGAGCCTTCTTCGGTAAAATTCATCTTCGGTGGGCCAGAGGGAGACGAGATCGATCGGGTCGAGTGTGTGTTTGAGATCGAGCGGGAAGATCATTGGGAACGATTTATGCGGTTTATGAACCGCTATGCTGAAGCTAATGGAATGGCATACGGGGAAAGATGA
- the thyD gene encoding thylakoid membrane protein ThyD produces the protein MKVAITGATGFVGSRLVERLHESGDRVLVLTRNPERAKRVFPSSTFPNVEIVAYTPTESGEWQKSLSGCDGVVNLAGEPLAEGRWTPERKQAIMDSRKIGTQRIVEAISQANPKPTVLVSTSAIGYYGTSETATFDESSATGEGFLAEVCQAWEAQAQKAKDLGVRLVILRVGIVLGMGGAIAKMIPPFKLFAGGPIGSGRQWFSWIHREDLVNLILASLRRSDIEGVYNATAPNPVRMSDFSHTMGQVLKRPSWLPVPGFALEVLLGDAAVVVLEGQEVVPKRTLQFGFEYQYPNLKSALENILFS, from the coding sequence ATGAAAGTAGCGATTACAGGTGCAACGGGATTTGTCGGCAGTCGCTTGGTGGAACGGCTGCACGAGTCAGGCGATCGCGTCTTGGTATTGACAAGAAACCCAGAACGTGCTAAGCGAGTTTTCCCCAGCAGTACTTTCCCCAATGTGGAAATCGTCGCCTATACACCTACGGAGTCCGGCGAGTGGCAAAAATCCTTATCCGGTTGCGACGGTGTGGTCAATTTGGCAGGAGAACCTTTGGCAGAAGGTCGCTGGACGCCAGAACGCAAGCAAGCGATTATGGATAGCCGGAAAATCGGCACCCAAAGAATAGTAGAGGCAATTTCTCAGGCAAATCCCAAACCAACAGTATTGGTGAGTACTTCTGCGATCGGCTACTACGGCACCAGCGAAACCGCTACTTTTGATGAAAGCAGTGCCACCGGTGAAGGTTTTCTGGCTGAGGTATGTCAAGCTTGGGAAGCCCAAGCCCAAAAAGCGAAAGACTTGGGCGTGCGATTGGTTATCCTGCGAGTTGGGATTGTGTTGGGGATGGGAGGTGCGATCGCCAAAATGATACCACCATTTAAACTATTTGCCGGTGGCCCTATTGGTAGCGGTCGTCAGTGGTTTTCTTGGATTCATCGCGAAGACCTTGTGAATCTGATTTTAGCCTCGTTACGTCGATCGGATATTGAAGGCGTCTACAACGCCACTGCCCCCAATCCTGTGCGTATGAGTGATTTCTCGCACACTATGGGACAGGTTCTCAAGCGTCCTTCCTGGTTACCCGTACCCGGTTTTGCTTTAGAAGTATTGCTGGGAGATGCGGCGGTAGTGGTATTGGAAGGTCAGGAAGTTGTGCCC